A part of Primulina eburnea isolate SZY01 chromosome 10, ASM2296580v1, whole genome shotgun sequence genomic DNA contains:
- the LOC140804067 gene encoding cyclin-P3-1-like translates to MGALAPETEIVFSNDDAILGLKDSFKDNRGNPRVLSLLSMFLERSVQKNERILETTQVKDVITIFHGLRAPSLSIQQYIDRIFKYSCCSPSCFVIAHIYVDRFIQRTNSRLTSLNIHRLLITSIMVSAKFMDDAFFNNAYYARVGGVSTTEMNKLERRFLFAVDFRLYVSVQTFGKYCSVLKQEIGVIERPIQACGVKDSWGNKDDSSRSQVDC, encoded by the exons ATGGGAGCTTTGGCTCCTGAAACCGAGATTGTATTCTCAAATGATGATGCGATATTAGGACTTAAGGACTCGTTCAAGGACAATCGAGGAAATCCCAGAGTTTTATCACTTCTTTCAATGTTCTTGGAGAGATCCGTCCAGAAAAATGAAAGAATACTTGAAACCACTCAGGTTAAAGATGTTATAACCATCTTTCACGGTCTAAGAGCCCCTTCTCTAAGCATTCAACAATATATTGATCGGATTTTTAAGTACTCCTGCTGCAGTCCTTCCTGCTTTGTTATTGCTCATATATATGTGGATAGATTTATTCAGCGGACGAATTCACGCTTAACTTCCCTCAACATCCACCGACTTTTAATAACCAGTATAATGGTGTCTGCAAAATTTATGGATGACGC GTTCTTCAATAATGCATACTACGCTCGTGTGGGAGGCGTGAGCACGACAGAAATGAACAAGTTAGAAAGAAGATTCTTATTTGCTGTGGACTTCCGACTGTATGTTAGCGTACAAACATTCGGCAAGTATTGTTCGGTTTTGAAACAAGAAATAGGAGTCATCGAACGCCCGATCCAAGCATGTGGGGTGAAAGATAGCTGGGGAAATAAAGACGACTCCTCTCGTTCTCAGGTCGATTGCTAG
- the LOC140804068 gene encoding probable transmembrane GTPase FZO-like, chloroplastic: MVISSLSPLVVSIHLARHLFFSHPKLQIRHRPTVTSTSTYFSAHCVVSCGRRTFISNSVYKNPPRTLFPGGYKRPEIKVPNLVLRLSSDDVFRDNTAVLDVIEDAVADRVGIVVLTGGGGSGKRLYEAACLLKSVIRERAYLLIDERVDIAAAVNASGVLLSDQGLPTIVARNTMMDAKNESVVLPLVGRNVQTHDAAFDASNFEGADFLILNVESGQSPEELVSSVYGRVKIPVFVMVDSFVYGTSFTKASDLLRLGASGVVVSVGELNLFKEDDLNKHFFRVYGSRNNFKVETNNQSFDELKTLDTENGLPGRKTVAGFKVLEEREQQFIEKERSILLEAIDAIQRATPLMGEISLLKDAVSQLDEPFLLVIVGEFNSGKSSVINAFLGQRYLKDGVVPTTNELTFLRYSESDSGEEQCERHPDGQLMCYLPAPLLKDMIIVDTPGTNVILQRQQRLTEEFVPRSDLLLFVMSSDRPLTESEVTFLRYIQQWKKKIVFVLNKSDLYQNADELEEAVAFIEENAKKMLNSEHISLFPVSARSALEAKLAASSGGLDQQEKSVTTTFQGACNFSELEKYLNQLLDSSTGAGTERMKLKLETPVQIAEQLLTACQKLVREECQQAKLDLVSVNDLLKSVKEYVSKLEIESVTWKRQILSMIDTTQARAIKLAESTLRLSNLGVAISYVFKGDKYSQMPATSRLQNDIIDPAVSEVKKLLEEYVTWLQSSKAGKGNFYKESFEKRWPSLIIPSIQSQLEASELLSTKHELGRRVMEDFSGAAASKLLDQEMREVFVGTVGGLGVAGLSASLLTSVLSTTLEDLLALGLCSAGGLLAISNFPASRQRVIDKVKITANALARQIDQAMQNDLLETTNSLKNFVTLIGKPYQEVAEDRVSKLSDTLDELTAIEEKLRTLQIEIQNLHASR, translated from the exons ATGGTAATTTCCTCACTTTCCCCGCTAGTAGTTTCCATTCACCTCGCACGGCACCTTTTCTTTTCCCATCCTAAACTCCAAATCCGCCACCGTCCAACTGTTACGAGTACCTCGACGTACTTCTCCGCTCATTGCGTTGTTTCATGTGGCAGGAGGACTTTCATTTCGAACTCTGTTTACAAAAATCCTCCTAGAACTCTTTTCCCTGGCGGATACAAGCGTCCGGAGATCAAAGTGCCGAATCTCGTGCTCCGATTGAGTTCTGATGATGTGTTTCGGGACAATACGGCGGTGCTTGATGTCATTGAAGATGCTGTTGCGGACAGAGTGGGAATTGTGGTGCTTACTGGTGGAGGAGGGAGTGGGAAGAGGCTTTACGAAGCTGCGTGCTTGTTGAAATCGGTTATTAGGGAGCGCGCTTATTTGTTGATTGACGAGCGCGTGGATATTGCTGCTGCAGTGAATGCTAGTGGCGTTTTGCTTTCTGATCAAG GTCTTCCTACGATAGTGGCAAGGAATACAATGATGGATGCAAAAAATGAGTCAGTGGTTCTTCCTTTGGTTGGAAGAAACGTCCAGACGCATGATGCTGCATTTGATGCTTCAAATTTCGAGGGTGCTGATTTTCTTATATTAAATGTTGAGTCTGGCCAAAGTCCAGAAGAGCTAGTGAGCTCTGTGTACGGGCGTGTGAAAATCCCAGTCTTTGTCATGGTTGATTCATTTGTTTATGGAACGTCGTTCACAAAAGCCTCAGATTTACTAAGATTAGGTGCTAGTGGTGTAGTTGTTTCGGTGGGTGAGTTAAACTTGTTCAAAGAAGATGACCTGAACAAACACTTTTTCCGTGTATATGGTTCGAGGAATAATTTTAAGGTGGAGACTAACAATCAAAGCTTTGACGAGCTCAAAACTTTGGATACGGAGAATGGCTTACCTGGGAGGAAGACAGTTGCGGGCTTTAAAGTGTTGGAAGAGAGAGAGCAACAGTTTATAGAAAAGGAGAGATCAATTTTGCTTGAAGCTATAGATGCTATTCAAAGAGCCACACCACTG ATGGGGGAAATCTCGCTTCTCAAGGATGCTGTTTCTCAACTAGATGAGCCATTTTTACTGGTTATAGTG GGAGAGTTCAACTCTGGAAAGTCCAGTGTCATAAATGCTTTTCTTGGGCAACGGTACTTGAAGGATGGGGTTGTTCCTACAACTAATGAACTCACCTTTCTTCGTTATTCTGAATCGGATTCTGGAGAGGAACAGTGTGAAAGGCATCCTGATGGTCAATTAATGTGTTATTTACCGGCTCCACTTCTTAAAGAC ATGATAATTGTTGACACTCCTGGAACCAATGTGATTCTGCAAAGACAACAACGGCTCACAGAAGAATTTGTGCCACGTTCAGATTTGCTTCTATTTGTTATGTCTTCTGATCGCCCACTGACTGAAAGTGAG GTTACATTTCTTCGTTACATTCAACAGTGgaagaaaaaaattgtttttgtgCTGAATAAATCTGACTTGTATCAAAATGCGGATGAG CTTGAAGAAGCTGTCGCATTCATTGAGGAAAATGCTAAAAAGATGTTGAATTCTGAGCACATATCCTTATTCCCTGTATCTGCACGAAGTGCGCTTGAAGCAAAACTTGCTGCTTCTTCTGGTGGTCTAGATCAGCAAGAAAAATCCGTGACGACTACATTTCAGGGAGCCTGTAATTTCTCTGAACTTGAAAAGTACTTGAATCAACTTTTGGATTCCTCAACAGGGGCAGGAACTGAAAGGATGAAACTTAAGCTTGAAACCCCAGTTCAGATTGCTGAACAACTGCTCACTGCTTGTCAGAAACTTGTCAGGGAGGAGTGCCAGCAAGCTAAACTGGACTTGGTGTCTGTGAACGATCTTCTAAAAAGTGTAAAAGAGTATGTATCAAAACTGGAAATCGAGAGTGTAACTTGGAAGAGACAAATTTTGTCTATG ATTGATACAACACAGGCACGTGCCATCAAACTTGCAGAATCAACTTTGCGATTGTCAAATCTCGGCGTTGCCATTTCATACGTTTTCAAAGGAGATAAATATTCTCAGATGCCAGCTACCTCAAGGCTTCAAAATGACATAATTGACCCGGCTGTTTCAGAAGTAAAA AAACTACTCGAGGAATATGTGACATGGTTGCAATCTAGCAAAGCTGGGAAAGGAAACTTCTATAAAGAATCTTTTGAGAAAAGATGGCCTTCGCTTATTATTCCATCTATTCAGTCCCAACTGGAGGCCAGTGAGTTGCTAAGCACAAAGCATGAATTGGGCAGGCGTGTGATGGAGGATTTTAGTGGTGCCGCTGCTTCTAAACTGTTGGATCAAGAAATGCGTGAAGTG TTTGTGGGCACCGTTGGTGGTCTCGGGGTAGCTGGTCTATCTGCATCACTTCTGACATCTGTCTTGAGTACGACTTTGGAAGATCTCCTTGCTTTGGGCCTGTGCTCTGCGGGAGG CCTGTTGGCGATTTCAAATTTTCCAGCCAGTAGGCAACGGGTTATAGATAAGGTGAAAATAACTGCTAATGCCTTGGCACGTCAAATTGACCAGGCAATGCAAAATGATCTCTTGGAGACTACAAACAGTTTAAAGAACTTTGTCACACTTATTGGAAAACCATATCAAGAGGTAGCTGAAGATCGAGTAAGCAAACTTTCGGACACTCTAGATGAGCTAACGGCTATTGAGGAAAAACTCAGAACACTACAAATCGAAATCCAAAACCTTCACGCATCGAGGTAG